A window of the Miscanthus floridulus cultivar M001 chromosome 14, ASM1932011v1, whole genome shotgun sequence genome harbors these coding sequences:
- the LOC136502784 gene encoding extensin-like, whose translation MEERIATLHAQMMAQQMAYQQSLQQHYNTQMQNMASFFQSMQTPGASTPPPLPMFAPPPPPSEFFPVPALVAPGGTPVQSTGSNPSPGGPGHQMMSYPPPAPYPPYPPPRGPPPTYSWPPVRGGWQYAQAPQFGPRGFPWANPGGSGGGADDETGDGATS comes from the exons atggaggagaggatcgccacgttgcacgcgcagatgatggcgcaacagatggcttaccagcaaagcctgcagcagcactacaacactcagatgcagaacatggccagcttcttccagtccatgcagacgcccggggcgtctacaccgcctcctcttccaatgttcgctccaccgcctcctccttcagagttttttcctgtgcctgctcttgtcgctcctggagggaccccg gtacagtcgacgggttcgaacccgtctcctggaggtcccggccatcagatgatgtcgtatccaccacctgcaccctatccaccgtatccacctccgcgtggccctcctccgacgtactcgtggccgccggtgcgcggagggtggcagtacgcgcaggcgcctcaatttggtccaagggggtttccgtgggcaaaccctgggggctctgggggtggagcggacgacgagaccggggacggcgcgacgagctag